A portion of the Podospora pseudoanserina strain CBS 124.78 chromosome 2, whole genome shotgun sequence genome contains these proteins:
- the GRG1 gene encoding Glucose-repressible protein (COG:S; EggNog:ENOG503P77B) — protein sequence METIKNAGNFVADKVNAATSEASKTTNKEVAKDSNASAGTRLDAAGNAISDKFDEKKHEASAETNKQKATH from the exons ATGGAGACCATCAAGAACGCCGGCAACTTCGTCGCTGACAAGGTCAACGCTGCCACCTCTGAGGCTTCCAAGACGACCAACAAGGAGGTCGCCAAGGACTCCAACGCTAGCGCCGGCACTCG TCTCGACGCTGCTGGCAATGCCATCTCTGACAAgtttgatgagaagaagcatGAGGCCTCCGCTGAGACCAACAAGCAGAAGGCTACCCACTAA